GCTCGGTGCAGAGCACCGGCCAGTCGCTCGATCTGATGGTCAACGATCAGGGCTTCTTCGTCACCAAGGCGGCCGGCACCGGCAGCCAGGTGAATTTCACCCGCGACGGCGCCTTCAAGCTCAATGCCAACACCGACAATGTCACCGACTCCGCCGGTAACGAGCTTCAGGTGCTGCCGGTCGACCAGCTCGGCAACGTCACCGCGACCGGCTCCGCCGCGATGCGCACCCTTCATGTGCCCGAGACCAACGGCACCGCCAAGGCGACCAGCGAGATCGACCTGTCGATGACCTTCCCGTCGGACGCTGCCGCGCCGACCGACACGACCTTCAGCCCGACCGATGCCAAGAGCTATAACGGCGCGACCTCGACGACCGTCTATGACTCGGCCGGCAATGCGATCCCGGCGACGGTCTATTATGTCCACACCCAGTCGCTGACCACCAACAGCGACGGCACCAAGAGCGGCACGAGCCAGTGGGTGGCGCACACCTATGTCGGCGACCAGGAGGTCTTCCCGGCCGGCACCACCACGGCGCCGACGCTGACCTTCGACACCAACGGCACGCTCACCTCGCCGACCGGCGTGCAGACCTATGGGGCGGTGACCCCGACCGGCGCATCCGGCCCGCTGGCGATCAGCTTCAACTATGGCACCGCCACGCAGGAAGGCGCCTTCGCACTGCAGACCGTGCAGTCGAGCCAGAACGGCAACACGGTGGGCCAGCTCTCCGATCTGACGGTCGGGGACGACGGCGTCGTCTCCGCCACCTATTCGGACGGCTCGTCGCTGAAGCTCGGCGCGGTCGCGCTGGCCAACTTCACCAATCCGAGCGGCCTCCACCAGTCCGGCAGCACCAACTGGCAGGCGACCGGCGCCAGCGGCGCGGCGCAGATCGGCGCCGCCGGCACCAACGGCCTCGGCACGGTGAGCCAGGGCGAACTCGAAATGTCGAACGTCGATCTCACCTCGGAACTGGTCAACCTGATCTCCGCCCAGCGCGACTTCCAGGCGAATTCCAAGGCGATCGATACCGACAAGCAGATGCTCGAATCGATCATCCAGGTGGTCTGAGGCTGGCTGAGAACAGGACGATCCATCATGGACCAGCTGATCTATACGTCGCTCTCGGCGATGCGCGCCCTCATGCAGAAGCAGGTGGTGACGGCGAACAACCTCGCCAACGTCAACACCGTCGGCTTCCGCGGCGACATGACCAACAGCGAGGCGGTGTACCTGACCAACGGCGGAGACGGCGTCTCCGCCCGCGCCCAGGCGTCAGACAGCAAGGATTCGGCGGACATGGGCGTGGCCGCCAACGTCACCACCGGCCGTGATCTGGACGTCGCGATGAACGGCGACACCCTGCTCGCGGTACAGGCGACCGACGGCACCGAGGCCTATACCCGCCGCGGCGATCTCCAGGTGGCGGACAGCGGCCTGCTCGTCACCGGCGACGGCCTTCCCGTGATGGGCGAGGGCGGCAGCCCGATCACGCTGCCCCCGGTGGACAGCATCCGCGTCGACAATACCGGCGTGCTCTGGATCGTCCCGCAGGGTGGCGACCCCACCCAGCCGCAGCAGATCGAGCATCTCAAGCTCGTCTCCGCCAAGGGATCGAAGATCTCGAAGAGCGACGACGGTCTCTTCCACGTCGCGCAGGGCGGCTCGCTGCCCTCCGATCCCAATGGTCGCCTCACCTCCGGCGCGCTGGAAGGATCGAACGTCAACGTCACCAAGACGCTGACCGACATGATCGATGCCAGCCGGGCCTGGGAAACCCAGGTGAAGATGCTGGCCGGCGCCAAGGAGATGGACACCTCCACCGCGCAGCTGATGGACATGTCCGGCCAGTAAAACTGGCACGCTTGTTGCTTTGATACCGTCAACAGACTTCACGCTAGGGACACGAAACCCATGACCAACGCCGCCCTCCATGTCGCCCGCACCGGCCTCGACGCTCAGCAGGAGCGGATGCAGGTCATCGCGAACAACATCGCGAACGTGAACACCACGGGCTTCAAGCGCGACCGCGCCAATTTCGAGACGCTGGCCTATCAGTATATCACCGCGCCGGGCGCCACCTCATCCGGCGACGACAAATATACTCAGGGCACCTCGCTCGGCGGCGGCGTCAAGCTGGCGGGCACGTCGCGTTCCGACGTGCAGGGCTCGATCAACCAGACCGGCAATGCGCTCGACCTCGCGGTGCAGGGCAGCGGCTTCTTCCAGATCCAGCAGCCGGACGGCACCATCGCCTACACCCGCGACGGCAATTTCTCGGTCTCGGCCGAAGGCCAGATCGTGACCCAGGACGGCCGCCCGCTCATCCCCAACATCCAGGTGCCGGATGGCGCCACCAACATCACGATCGGCGCCGACGGCACCGTTTCGGCGACCACCGCCGGCACCACCGCCTCCACCCAGCTCGGCAAGATCCAGCTGGCGAGCTTCGTCAATCCGACGGGGCTCAAGGCCGAAGGCGACAACATGCTGACCGAGACCGACTCCTCGGGCACGCCGCAGCTCGGCGATCCCGGTACGGATGGACGCGGCACGGTCGCGCAGGGCGCGCTCGAGGCCTCGAACGTCGACGTGACGCAGGAGCTGGTCGACATGATCGAGACCCAGCGCGCCTACGAGGTCAACTCGAAGATGATCAAGGCGACGGACGAAATGCTCCAGTTCGCCAACCAGAACATGTGATCGGCACGATCCTGATGCGCACCTCCTCTTCCCTTCGTCTCCCAAGCGGCGTGCTCGGCCTCACGCTGGTGATGGCCGTCATGGCGGCGCCGCAGCCGGCCCATGCGCACAGCAAGCCCAAGGAGGTGAAGGTCAACGAATATGCCCCGACGCTGCCGCAGCCGATGGTGGCCCCGGCCGCGAACGGATCGATCTTCCAGGCATCGCTGGGCTATGCGCCGCTCACCTCCGGTGCCCGCGCGGCGATGGTCGGCGATCTCGTCACCATCATCCTGACCGAGAGCACGCAGGCACAGAAGACCAATTCGGCCTCCACCGATCGTTCGAGCACCATCGGCATC
This genomic window from Sphingomonas abietis contains:
- a CDS encoding flagellar hook protein FlgE — its product is MSSFYTSLSGLNAAQTDLNVTSNNIANVGTNGFKSSNVEFADVISSSLYQAGNSVVGQGTRTKSISQEFTQGSVQSTGQSLDLMVNDQGFFVTKAAGTGSQVNFTRDGAFKLNANTDNVTDSAGNELQVLPVDQLGNVTATGSAAMRTLHVPETNGTAKATSEIDLSMTFPSDAAAPTDTTFSPTDAKSYNGATSTTVYDSAGNAIPATVYYVHTQSLTTNSDGTKSGTSQWVAHTYVGDQEVFPAGTTTAPTLTFDTNGTLTSPTGVQTYGAVTPTGASGPLAISFNYGTATQEGAFALQTVQSSQNGNTVGQLSDLTVGDDGVVSATYSDGSSLKLGAVALANFTNPSGLHQSGSTNWQATGASGAAQIGAAGTNGLGTVSQGELEMSNVDLTSELVNLISAQRDFQANSKAIDTDKQMLESIIQVV
- a CDS encoding flagellar basal body rod protein FlgF gives rise to the protein MDQLIYTSLSAMRALMQKQVVTANNLANVNTVGFRGDMTNSEAVYLTNGGDGVSARAQASDSKDSADMGVAANVTTGRDLDVAMNGDTLLAVQATDGTEAYTRRGDLQVADSGLLVTGDGLPVMGEGGSPITLPPVDSIRVDNTGVLWIVPQGGDPTQPQQIEHLKLVSAKGSKISKSDDGLFHVAQGGSLPSDPNGRLTSGALEGSNVNVTKTLTDMIDASRAWETQVKMLAGAKEMDTSTAQLMDMSGQ
- the flgG gene encoding flagellar basal-body rod protein FlgG; the encoded protein is MTNAALHVARTGLDAQQERMQVIANNIANVNTTGFKRDRANFETLAYQYITAPGATSSGDDKYTQGTSLGGGVKLAGTSRSDVQGSINQTGNALDLAVQGSGFFQIQQPDGTIAYTRDGNFSVSAEGQIVTQDGRPLIPNIQVPDGATNITIGADGTVSATTAGTTASTQLGKIQLASFVNPTGLKAEGDNMLTETDSSGTPQLGDPGTDGRGTVAQGALEASNVDVTQELVDMIETQRAYEVNSKMIKATDEMLQFANQNM